The window AAGCTTTACAAGATATGTATttaataatttctttttctcttttctttttcttttattacagcCTTTAGTCCCCCTGGCGTGTTTATAGACACAGGTTGTATACACAAGGTGCTGTTTACTTGCTGTATACTTGTCTCAATGAAGCTCTTATAagaataaaaatcaattaaattttCTGCTGCAGCCGAGAACTCAGTTGTATTTAACCCATGAAAATTAGAGTCActaaaaatctattttcaaTGGTTAATTTATTATTTCCGACAATACCTAAAGGCAACCTGATGCGTGTAAACTAAATACTTAGGTTTACGAGTATCAGTGAAGGCAGCATACGCAACGTGTTTACGTTGAACTTCCAACCGTTAGAGTTCAGTTGAGTAACTCGTGATAACTGTAGCTCGACACCCCTGCTCACACGGAGTCAGTGTGAAGATGAGTGCGAGTTTAAGGAAATGTCAATCCATTCTGATTACGGGCTCCAGCAGAGGAATAGGACTGCAGCTGGTGAAAGAGTTAGCTAAAAGCACCGACCGACCCGCTACGATAATAGCGACAGCCCGCAACCCGACTGGCTCCAAGGTAATGAATATCCACAGATGTCACTGTTTCAAATGTTGATCACCATCATCATGTCACAaccataaaatgtatttaagtatCTTTATATACACCACACAGGCATCCGAGCTCCAAAatattgtctgttttgtctCGTGAGGGACCGCGACACCAGACTCCTGTTAAAACTCAGTGAATTTAACGTCACAGCTACAGCTGTTGGCAAGAACATCCTGAAATcaaagtgtatatatatatgtgtatatatatatatatgtgtgtgtgtgtgtgtgtgtgtgtgtgtgtgtgtgtgtgtgtgtgtgtgtgtgtaaacactcactggccacttcagGTACAAGTGTGTAATgctctaatgcaatccaatacaacagctctgccattaaTTCCACATTTACGAAACTTAggcattttcagtttttgttgacattgtcacaAAGtagataattctactttatgtttattattgaggtcgtagtgggtggcgGTGGTGTaatggagtgcattatattgaatggtgttgctaatattttgtcctctccattaacatacatgaggagggcaaaatatAAGTAATATAATCACCTTaatgacaatgtcaacaaaaactgaaaacgtataagcttcataaatgtataatatatggattgtattagattgcacaggtgtagcTAGTGAGGTGGCCAGTGAGTGTAcatgtattttacatacatacatacatacatacatacatataaatgtgtgtatatctatatatgtatgtatatgtgtgtgtatatatatatagtagtgAAAATGAGTTGTGCATCCAAACTATAAATTTATGCAAAATTGTCCTGAATAATCTATTCACTCAATTTCCTACTTAACTTAGGATCTGCAAGAGCTGTCCAGTGTCCCAGGTGTTCATATTGTGACACTAGGTGAGTCTGTATATACTGACTTATTGCTAAGATGTCAGGTGTATCAGGTATATACACCATGCATACAGTCTGTCATATCACTATTGTAGTTTTCCTTTTAAACAAATGATTGCTGAACAGTGGCATAATCTGTTTGAATGAACCTACTATACCAATACACATCTACCCATATTATTTATATCACTAATTCATTTTCTAGACTCACTGTCTGTTTAACTCATACATGTGATTGCAGTATATAACATCTTTTGACAGTGTCAATCATGCTAACACTAACAATACTGATATTTACAGGGCTGAAACTGTAAATGATCTTCTGTCCTttttacagacacagacagcCAGCAAAGTATCAGCTCAGCCTTGGAGGATGTCCAGTCCATCGTAGGAAGTAAGGGACTGAACTGTTTGATCAATAATGCTGCCATCAACATCTCTACAAACATAGACACTGTTACCCCGGAGGCCATGATGAAGACCTTCCAGACAAACAGTGTTGCACCACTGTTTGTCACAAAGGTACACCTGCAGTCTGCAAATGTGATACTGAGCATCAGACAGCGTTAagctttgtttactttgttctGTATATCGCAACATTAAAAGAGTTGTTACAAAATGTTAaagttattttgctgttttgttaGGTCATTTTCTGACAATAAGTAAAAGAGAACATGCGCtataaagacacaaaatgaaCTACAATAGGACATTGTAGTGGAAGTAAAGGAAAGTAGGCTGCCTGGAAACAGAcatgctgtactgtatgtatgaaagAATTACTGGTCAGTGTAATAATTCGTCCTCTACACACTGATTATACTGTAAGAAATACTTGATAAAATCTACAAGTCCTTGTTCTGtatatccctccactgcagctcagcaaggaaacacaaataaacacaaactttgCACTAAACAGATTAACATTGGAAGATATCCAAAGGGTAAAGGCACAGTAATGTACAGTAGTGTGCATCAACACAGTGCAGACTGCTGCAGGTTAGTCCAAGCAGACAAGTCAAGTGATGCAACACTGCCATCAAACGTACCTGCACACTCACAGGTTACACACCTGTTCTTTTGTTTGATCATTTCTCACTCTTTGATCCTCAGCAAATAACAGATTCGACTGAAGTGTATTCCTCCCAAAtttgatatttaatttgttttctcatGCACTGAGTAGTTGAAAAGAGAGGATCTGTGTTAATTGcaggtctgatcaacaaaagaagcATGAAAACTTTCTTCATTCATTAGAAAGATCTTTCTTCTCATGATCTTTTATTTCCCCCATGAACATTTATTATGGATAAATATTATAGTAGTCAGGTAGAGGACTAGATTTccagcaagaaacacattttaatgtttatttattgtttatttctattcagtcacatgtgagccTGAAAATCTGTGTGGGGCCTGTTTCACAAAAGCCATGTGTGAGCACTGCTTACACACAGATCACAAATGTTGCCAGTTCCACATTTCACAAATGATTGTCACTCACAAATTGCAGATAAATTGGAGTCTTACATTCCTCTTGCATGCTCATGCAGGGGTCACCAGTAGATTagttaaacatgtcaaaattaACATGAGAGGAAATAATTTCATGTTGCAAGTTGCAgttgcaaatttggtgaaacaCTACTAACGAGTATTgtgtgatatattttattcctctgtgtcatagagctcaatttttgtccagaaactattaaaacacatcagtcacatgttccttcattacttTGAACACActcactgtagtttattttgactcagtcccaaacacactgtcctgctgccagaaatactcactagagcaccaaatgtgctgaaaatagttcccaacaactgcactgtttcctcctgtttgagtaacatttgttagaaactacagtgaccagctgttttaggaaattactgagtcTTTGAAAAAGTGAAACTATCAATTTGCTAGTagttttcaaatatttacatcttcagtaatACTGTATGCAAATAGTActattgatatatttttgtcaATGATTTCAATGAATATACTTGAATGTATTCATCCAAATTATTTTCTACTTCTCTACTTTCTACATTCTTCCAAGCCTTGCTTTGTGATCTATTGACATCAGACTACATATCTGTAATCACCCCAGCTGATCAGTTGTGCTTGTTGTGGTTCAGGCCTTCTTACCTCTGCTGCAGACTGCTGCACTTCAGTCCACAGGGATGGGACTGCACAGAGCAGCAGTGATCAACATCTCCTCCATCCTGGGCTCCATCTCATACACCTGTGGTGAAGGCGCTAGCTTTAAGAGCTACGCCTACCGCATCTCCAAGGTCAgactctctcttttattttcttagtGGCAATGTATGAAATTTTCATGAAGAATTTTGAGAAttatgtggtgtgtgttttttatttctgtctccaCTTTCAAACAGTAGCTGAGGATGTAATGCTGGTATTTTTCTCAGCAAAACGTTGTTTTCTTATTGTGATAGGCAGCATTGAACATGGTGACGAGGTGTCTAGCTGCTGATCTGGGGTCAGATGGAATCCTTTGTATGTCTCTGCACCCCGGCTGGGTCAAGACTGACATGGGAGGGCCTCTCGTAAGTATCATTTCCTGTGGGTTAACAGGAAGCTGCATGTTGCAATGCAAATAGTTGGAAACATTTGGTATAATgtcgtttttagacattttaatgtgaaatagaTACATATTAGAGCTTTCAGGCTTGAAGTTGTAAATGAGTGAGAGTGGTTGATGAGTTATTGAAGTCTTTCTGGGTccatatttctgtgtgtttcaggctgacTTGACAGTAGAGGAGAGTGTCTCTGGACTGCTGACTGTCCTCTCCAATCTCACAGATAATGACCATGGAGGATTCAAGGACCACCGTGGAAATCAATTACCATGGTAAAATGAAACATCGGGTGTAAGATTGTAATCAAAAGTCTGCTCTGTTGAGGAAATATTCAAAGCAGCGTGTCCTGGTTTATTGTAAACCAGGACACGCAGCTTGAAACAGCTTGAAACAgaaaaagtagatttttttggCTATTTCTCTTCTCCCATCAAGAAACTGAACATATAGAGATAAAGGGCAAGCTGGTCATGAGTGTGTTATCACCGATGTCTCAAACATAAAACTTTTGTTTGATCAAGAAAACTGCTCAGCAAGATTTCAGATGTTTGCCCAGATGTTTGCCCAGAGTTGAGCAAAATGTTGAGGTTTGCACTGGAATGTCAGTATTATAAATCTACAtgaatgtgtgatgtgttttttaggTCTCACCACATTTGTCCAATACATCTTTGACGTTTACATATTAGGCTTGGGCTGTATTAAGGTAGACCACGCTATTTATAAGTCCTAAAAGTATAATTTTCAATATCGTCCAAAACATAtgcttcctttttcttttaaactcaGAGACGTTCTATTAACATGATGTATTGTAGTGCATAACACATGCCAACagaagtcagtcagtcatcatATAGGCAACTGATGGAAGAGGCAGGCATCCGGACTGAGAAAGATGGTCATCATCTGTTGGAATGTTTTGTGTTCAGATCCAATGATGCAGGCGAGCCAGCCAACACAGACAaatctctaaccctaaccctaacccagatgaacattaaaacatgtttttcttgctgtaatcattcctcctgttcatactgaccattagaagatcccttcataatgaccttacaatggaagtgatggaggacaaaatccacagtcctccttctgtgcaaaaatgtatttaaaagtttatctgaagctagaATAAAACTTCAGCCgttaaaatgagtcaaatcaagtagatatctttcaacgttacagtctttttgttactatacttccaccacagctcaacagggaaacacaaagagggaatttgatgctaaaaagactgtaaatgtgtcagatatccacttgatatgactaactcagactgatgaagcctcatataagcttcacatcaacttttaaatgcatttttgcactaaatgactgtgtggacacactgtggattttgccctctatcacttacaatggaagcacatttgaaggagatcttttcatagccagtatgaacatgtGGCAGAAAGGGGATGAGAAAAATAGAGCAGTATAGCCCTTTACATCCTGGAAGGAAAGGGAGGGGAAGTGGTACAGGAGAGGAGATAAATCAGACACACCTGTCAGccaggagaaggagaaaactGACAATAGCAGcatggaggagagcagagaggactGAGAGTGAAAGGGAGAAAATCAGTAAACTTAATCCAGTTTCTGAACAACCTGCCAAACctcttaaaagaaaaatagtggACTACATAAAAGTAAAAGAGAGTGGAAGTAGTAAAAGAGAaccaacaacaataatattaaacGAGCTCACTACACGTGACTGTATACTCTGATGATATTTTGGAAGGTATCAAGGTATGAAAAAATAGATAAGGCCCAAGCATATTATGTATGCATACTGTATACTTTTAATTTCGTCAAGTCATTATTCCAGCCAGACACTATCTGGATGTCatcatatcaatatcaatattttcatatcaaaattaagactttttaaaaacttaactATATGTCATTGCTTTTCTGTATAATACAATGTATAATGTCATGAACTGTACTGTAGATTTACTTAAAATTGCAATAAAATCTTCTTTCTTATAAGTCAAATTTCTGCTTCACTTTGTATTGGACCCAATCCAGATTGGTGGTATGATTAATCTCTAACTGACTGTATTTTAAGAGGAAGATTTCCTTTGTCAATACAGTGATTTTAGAGCAAGCAGCCAATAGAAGAACTGCATATTATGACACCTCTGTATTAGCTTCAACATTTAGCCATGGTGGTTAAAGTGAGTATTTTGCTCCGGTCCAGGAGGTCCACAGCATCACAAGTCAGCTCTCGTTTAGTTGACACGCCAACAAACTTTTATGGAAGGCCATTTCTGCCAGGTGTAGAAACAATGTATCAAAAGTTATGAGTGATGATAAGTCAAAATGACAAGATCTTAAGGCAGGATGTTTAGATGGTTAGTCACAATAAGGCTTACTATTTCTTTATACTATTTCATCAACAGTATTTTACTTTTGACATACctcacttttcctctttttgttttcttttgctggCAGAAATGGGCTTCCATGTGTTTTAGAGGCAGGGAAACAGACAGTAGTATGAACTTTAAGAAGTAATAGTGAatgaatactgtatataatcCACTATGATGTTTTCAGTGATTTTGATGATCAATATAATATTCTTCAGAAACCTAATGATGAATCCAAAACATGGAAAGGCTCTGAATAGATTATGAGATTATGAGTTTGAGACACTCCAGCATTGTTAACCATACTAGATAGTTGTGTTGCaatgattaactgattcatAAGTTAGTTGTTGAacagaaaactattttgataatttattgatagctggttccagcttctcaaatgtgaaattttgaTGCTTTTGTTAGTCATATATGAAgggaaactgaatatctttggggttgTGACCTGCTGGTCGAATAAAATGAGCAGTTAAAATACATCTTGGGATGTGGGAAAAATCATCATTAACCTCttacatttcatagacaaaacaattaatagatgaatcgagaaaataatcagcagattaatcaataatggacataatctttagttgcaggcCTAAACCAAAGCAAGTAGGTACAACCTCACTGTTCCCAAGGAAGTCTAACATTTTACCATGAAAAAACAAGGTTAAGTTATTGGGTGTGAAAACTTGTCATTTGCTTCTGAAATGAAAGCCATAAATATTGTGATTATGACtcaagaagaaataaaatcaagGTGTGAATCCAGtgccatttgtttgtttatttcactcCATTCTCTTAAATCAGGTGGTAATATATTAAGATGATAATGCAGTGTGGGGGATTCTGAACAGAGGTCCCTAATAGAACCACCTACAGTCAGTAGACTCTCACCCCGAGTCCCAGTGACTTTCAGTGGatgtaaagttttatttacaCAGGAGCACAAAGATCTGATATTTATATTGGGGGACAATCAATCCCTGTCACAAAGAGTTAAAAAATCAGATCTTTGGTACCATGACAAATCCAGAGTCAGAATGTGAATTGAGCTACAGTAAGGTGACATTT is drawn from Thunnus thynnus chromosome 5, fThuThy2.1, whole genome shotgun sequence and contains these coding sequences:
- the zgc:110339 gene encoding C-signal, whose translation is MSASLRKCQSILITGSSRGIGLQLVKELAKSTDRPATIIATARNPTGSKDLQELSSVPGVHIVTLDTDSQQSISSALEDVQSIVGSKGLNCLINNAAINISTNIDTVTPEAMMKTFQTNSVAPLFVTKAFLPLLQTAALQSTGMGLHRAAVINISSILGSISYTCGEGASFKSYAYRISKAALNMVTRCLAADLGSDGILCMSLHPGWVKTDMGGPLADLTVEESVSGLLTVLSNLTDNDHGGFKDHRGNQLPW